A genome region from Geobacter pickeringii includes the following:
- a CDS encoding esterase, translated as MTGKSRLIRGIVALVLAVTLAGCAGNAQYRTSYQPCTATAEKTACETASLEENGDYLLGFVEFDDQGWLWDRKQADALVDRLLARDALESGLLMVVYVHGWRHNASSGDDNVASFRETLQRIHSYERLASQSEGRPERKVAGIYVGWRGLSADLEPFTTLSFWDRKNTADKIGHGALTDLLVRLEEVQLSHLAVYDEGKSRLARTKLIVVGHSFGGQMVYSALSQILIDRFSGVNAEEPQTFGDLVILVNPAFEAARFTPLRDLAGVRKWYPDGQLPLVAIFTSESDQATGVAFPAGRWFSTLFENYRDREQKLADRQTVGHFEPYRTHELRPRPQAATLPPPLPEAEQKAAAYRAAQSARQQWIDLSSRGGWALELGGAQLSHLNRTVPRNPFYVVSVDKRIIDGHGDIWNPTFLEFMRQFILFTTVVKE; from the coding sequence GTGACCGGAAAAAGCAGGCTCATCCGCGGCATCGTCGCCCTGGTGCTGGCCGTCACGCTGGCGGGGTGCGCCGGCAACGCCCAGTACCGGACCTCCTACCAGCCGTGTACCGCAACCGCGGAGAAGACGGCGTGCGAGACGGCGTCGCTGGAAGAAAACGGCGACTACCTCCTCGGCTTCGTGGAATTCGACGACCAGGGGTGGCTCTGGGACCGGAAGCAGGCCGACGCGCTGGTGGACCGGCTCCTCGCCCGGGACGCCCTGGAGTCGGGGCTCCTCATGGTCGTCTACGTCCACGGCTGGCGCCACAACGCCTCATCCGGCGACGACAACGTGGCCTCCTTCCGGGAGACGCTGCAGCGCATCCACTCCTACGAGCGCCTCGCCAGCCAGAGCGAGGGGCGCCCGGAGCGGAAAGTGGCCGGGATCTACGTCGGCTGGCGGGGTCTTTCCGCCGATCTGGAGCCGTTCACCACCCTCTCCTTCTGGGACCGGAAGAACACCGCCGACAAGATCGGCCACGGCGCCCTGACCGATCTCCTCGTGCGGCTGGAGGAGGTCCAGCTCTCCCATCTCGCGGTCTACGACGAAGGGAAGAGCCGGCTCGCCCGGACCAAGCTGATCGTCGTCGGCCACAGCTTCGGCGGACAGATGGTCTACTCCGCCCTCTCCCAGATCCTCATCGACCGCTTCTCGGGGGTGAACGCGGAGGAGCCTCAGACCTTCGGCGACCTCGTGATCCTCGTGAACCCCGCCTTCGAGGCCGCCCGCTTCACCCCGCTGCGCGACTTGGCCGGGGTGAGGAAATGGTACCCCGACGGCCAGCTCCCCCTCGTGGCGATCTTCACCTCGGAGTCGGACCAGGCGACGGGGGTGGCTTTCCCCGCGGGACGGTGGTTCTCGACCCTCTTCGAGAACTATCGCGACAGAGAGCAGAAGCTGGCGGACCGGCAAACCGTCGGGCATTTCGAACCGTACCGGACCCACGAGCTGCGCCCCCGCCCGCAGGCGGCAACGCTCCCCCCGCCGCTGCCGGAGGCCGAGCAGAAAGCCGCCGCCTACCGTGCCGCCCAGTCGGCGCGGCAGCAGTGGATCGACCTTTCCTCCCGCGGCGGCTGGGCGCTGGAACTGGGAGGAGCACAGCTCTCGCACCTCAACCGGACGGTCCCCCGCAACCCCTTTTATGTGGTGTCGGTGGACAAACGGATCATCGACGGGCATGGCGACATCTGGAACCCGACGTTCCTGGAGTTCATGCGGCAGTTCATCCTCTTCACGACCGTCGTCAAGGAATAA